In Cryptomeria japonica chromosome 10, Sugi_1.0, whole genome shotgun sequence, a genomic segment contains:
- the LOC131859049 gene encoding phospholipase A1-Igamma1, chloroplastic-like — translation MAVFPLPQLEDNAVLLPSSQTNSTQPQLCDVWRDIQGAHNWNGLLDPMVPNLKAEALRYGNLAQLCYDAFDGKSYSKNYGTCYHSKRDLFNKMGMSESGYQVTKYVYANTNLLNQVFGATVNISNRDLVVSEIERLIQVYEKEMDNLSITFTGHSLGAALATLSAYDIKQMLCTKHNFHQIPVTVFAFASPRVGNLAFAKRVEEIGVKVLRFVNKRDLVPKVPGVCMNENVGCLSKLLHWLPWTYFHVGVELPLHNNSPFIQHTHNLAYFHNLELYLHLLDRYVGSKQPFSWSGRDHALVNKSCDLLREIYEIPPKWWQEQNKGLVKGPDGKWTQPSEEE, via the exons ATGGCCGTATTTCCATTGCCCCAGCTTGAAGATAATGCTGTATTATTACCCAGTTCCCAAACTAACTCAACGCAGCCTCAGCTATGTGACGtatggagagatatacaaggtgcCCATAATTGGAATGGTTTGCTTGATCCCATGGTTCCCAATTTGAAAGCTGAAGCTCTCAGATATGGGAATTTGGCACAGCTTTGTTACGACGCATTTGATGGCAAAAGCTACTCCAAAAACTACGGCACATGTTATCACAGTAAAAGAGATCTGTTCAATAAGATGGGCATGTCTGAAAGTGGCTACCAAGTCACTAAATATGTTTACGCCAATACTAATCTGTTAAATCAAGTTTTTG GAGCCACTGTGAACATCAGCAACAGAGATTTGGTAGTCTCAGAGATAGAACGATTGATTCAAGTTTATGAAAAAGAGATGGACAATTTAAGCATAACATTTACGGGACACAGCTTAGGAGCTGCTCTTGCAACCTTGAGCGCCTATGATATCAAACAAATGCTTTGCACCAAGCATAATTTTCATCAAATTCCCGTCACCGTCTTCGCTTTTGCCTCTCCCCGGGTGGGAAATCTTGCGTTTGCTAAACGGGTGGAGGAGATTGGAGTGAAAGTGCTGAGGTTTGTGAACAAGCGTGACCTGGTTCCCAAAGTGCCCGGAGTTTGTATGAACGAGAACGTGGGATGCCTCAGCAAATTGCTGCATTGGCTTCCGTGGACATACTTTCATGTTGGCGTCGAGCTTCCTTTACACAACAATTCTCCATTCATTCAGCACACCCATAATCTTGCCTACTTTCATAATTTAGAGCTTTACTTGCATTTACTGGACAGGTACGTTGGAAGTAAGCAGCCGTTTTCTTGGAGTGGAAGAGATCATGCTCTGGTTAATAAGAGCTGTGATTTATTGCGCGAGATATATGAAATTCCTCCAAAATGGTGGCAGGAACAGAACAAGGGCCTCGTTAAAGGTCCAGATGGCAAATGGACGCAGCCATCAGAAGAGGAATAA